CTCATCCGATCGGGAGAAGAACTCTGCGTGGTCGAGGCCGTCTTTAGCCTCGAGCCGGCGGGCAAGATCATCCCAGCTTTCCTGGAGGAGAATGGGCTGGAGCCTTGCGAGTCGCACCAACTCGTCATCAAGCGCAGCTTTCATCTCAATGGCACCAACCGGCAGTTCGTGAACGGTTCACCGACCACGCTGGCCGCCCTCAGCACCCTCGGCCAGTCCCTGGTGGACATGCACGGACCGCACGATCATCAATCCCTGCTCAGCACCAGCCGTCAGCTGAACATGCTGGATGCCTTCGGCCACCTGGAGGTTCCGCGTCAACTCTTTGCCGATCTCCTGTCGGAACTAAACCACCTCAAACAAGGGCTGGGGGAGCTGGCCGTGGACGAACGCACCTACGCCCAACAGTTGGACCTGCTCCGCTTTCAAGCTCAGGAAATCCAGGGAGCCCGCCTCCAGCCCGGTGAGGAAGGACCTCTTCAGGAGGCTTTCCAGAGGGCTAGCAACGCCTCTCGGCTTACCGAACTCACGCGCACCGCCGTCGACCTGCTCAGCGACGGCGAGAACTCCGCGCTGTCCGCCGCAGCCCAGTTGGGCCGGACGCTTCAGGAATTTCAACGGCTCGATCCGCAAGCTCAGGAACTGCTGGTCATCCACGAGCAGGCCAGCCAATCCCTCCAAGAACTCTCCACCGCGCTGTCCCGCTATGCCGACCGCCTCGAGGTGGATCCCCAACAGCTGGCTGAATTGGAGGAGCGGATCGGCCTGATCCAATCCCTGAAGCGAAAATATGGCGGCACGGTCGACGAAGTAATCGCGTTCGGCGAAACCGCCGCCGAGAAGCTTCGAAAGCTCGAAGGCCGAGAGGCTGAGGTCGCCCGGATCAGGGCCGAGATGGCGCGCGTCGAGACCAAGCTTTGGCAAGCAGGCCAGGAGCTTTCCGGACAACGGCGCAAAGTGGCGCCCAAACTGGCCAAGGAGATCAGCAAGCAATTAAACGAGCTGGGCTTCCGCCAAAGCCAGTTCGCGGTCACTCTCCAAACCCAGACTCCCGGCAAGGAGGTCCAATCCGCCTTTCGCGGGCAGGGCCTGGATGAATTGGAATTCCTGTTCGCCCCCAACCCAGGCGAGCCTCAACACCCGCTTCGCCAGATCGCTTCCTCAGGCGAGATGGCCCGGGTGATGCTGGCGATCAAAACCGTGCTGGCTGCCCGGGACGATGTGCCCGTCCTGGTCTTCGACGAGGTTGATGCCAATGTCGGCGGCGAAACCGCCCAGGTGGTCGGCCTCAAAATGTCGCAGATCGCCAAGGATCGCCAGGTCCTCTGCATCACTCACCTCGCTCCGGTCGCCGCCTCAGCCAGAGCGCACTACGTTGTCAGCAAATGCGTCAAGAACGGACGGACGTGGAGCGCCATCGACCGCCTCGACCGACCAGCTCGAGTCACCGAACTGGCCCGAATGCTAGGCGGCCAATCCAATGCCGCGCGCCAGCACGCCGAAGCCCTGCTCCAAGAGTAGCGCCCAAGGGGTCAGCGCCTGCCGGCCTTAACCCGCCGGTGAGATGGGGTTTCGCGGCCCTTGCCATCACCATCCGTCTCAGGAATAGTCCTCCAGTGAATGTGACGGTCACCGACCTTACGAACGAACTCCTCAAGTCCTACGCCAAGACGGGAGGGATCAATCACTTGGACGGGAAGAACCTGCCCTCGAAGTCCTCGGTGGTGGACATCACCGTCGACCTTTTGCGCCTGCTCTTCCCCGGATTCTTTGATGATCAACCGCTCCACTCTTCCGAGTTGAAGGTCGGAACCGCCGCGCTCATGGACTCGGTCTTGGGCCGGCTCGAGGACGAAATTCGAAAGAGCTTCGAGTATTCCCCACCGCCGGGACAGAACAAGAAGGACCTGCGCCAATCGGCCCACGAAACCGCCACTCTGTTCTTGCAGTCTCTCCCACAGCTCCGGGAATTGCTCCAAACCGATGCCGAAGCCGCGTACCGAGGAGACCCTGCCGCACTCAGCAAGGAAGAGGTAATCGTCGCCTATCCGTTCATGGAGGCGGTGGCGGTCCAGCGACTGGCCCATCAGCTCTACCTCAAAAGCGTGGCGCTCATCCCCCGCATCATGACCGAATGGGCTCACAGCCGCACCGGGATGGACATCCACCCGGGAGCCAAAATCGGCACCCATTTCTTTGTCGATCATTGCACCGGCACGGTCATCGGAGAAACCTGCGAGATTGGCAATCGAGTCAAGCTGTACCAGGGAGTCTCTCTGATCGCACGCTCCCTCTCCGGCGGCCAGGCGCTGCGCGGCATCAAACGGCATCCCACGGTTGAAGACGATGTCACCATCTATGCCGGTGCCACGATCATGGGCGGCGATACCGTGGTGGGAGCCCGCTCCACCATCGGAGCCAATGTCTTTCTCATGCAGAGTGTGCCCGCCGATTCACTGGTGCTTCCTGACGATGTGAAAGTCAAAGTGATGAGCAAGAAGGAGCACCGGGCGGGGCAAACCACCGGATTGTAAGGCTAACCTGCGTCGCTCCGCGAGGGCAACCTCGGCCGTCAGCACCGGGTCAACCGGCTCGCCGACAGACAAGCACACTTCGGTCGGCTGCCGTGGGCCGAAACTCCGGGGTTTCGAAACCGGACTCCCGAAGCAACTCCGCCATCTCCGAAATGGAGTAACATTTACCCTCGGTGATGTTCATCAACAACGCCGAGTAAGCGGCTGCCGGCAAGGGCCCCGACTTGTCCGCGCTGAGATGCACATCGTGGATCAGGAGCAATCCCCGCGCGGGCAACGCTTCGGCCGACCTCCTCAGCAGAAGCCTAACCTTCGGCACATCCCAATCGTGCAACACATTGGAGATGAGGTGAACATCGGCATCCGCCGGCCACCGGTCTTGAAACATATCCCCCGCCACCACCTCAATCCGATCACCGAACCCCCGAGCTTGAATGCCCTGACGCGCGATGCGATCGACCGGTGGCTTCTCCAAGACCACCCCGGACAAGCCAGGATTCGCCGCCACCAAGCTGCAGGCGTAGATCCCCGAGCCGCCCGCCACATCCAGGAGCCGGCGCTGGCCCGACAGCGACACAGATCGGGCCAGCGCCGGTCCCAGGTAAACTCCCCGACAATCCATGGCCGCGGTGAACTGCCCCGCAAAGGCCTCCTCTTCCATGGCCTGCGCCCAGGCTCTCTGATCCTGAAGGCTGGCCCAATTGGCCGGCTTGCCGGTGCGCAGCACTGTCAGGTAATCCTTCGTGACCGGACGATCCTTCATCGATCCATAATAGGGCCCGATGAACCAGGGCGATGTCTTGACCAAATGCTCCCGTGCCACGGGAGTCAGATGCATCCGCTGATCCCGCTCCTCCAGCAATCCCATCGCCTTGAAAAGGGTGATCATCACATCCGTTGGTCGCTCGTGGATCTGGAAGTGACGGCAAATCCCAGGAACGTCGCTCGGCTGAGTCTCCAGCCAGGTGAACAGGTCCAGCCACACCAAGGCAGCCGCCAGCAAATCGGTGGCATAGAGACCATCACGATAGCGATAGATTGAGAGCGGGTCGGTCGTTGGTGCCTGAGTCAGGTCGAATGGTGCCACGACCCAAGCCTATCCCTCCGGAAAACCTGGCTCAACTCTCTTTAGAAGCTCAGATCCACCACTCCAGGGGTATCCTCTCCCGGCTTCAAGGTGGCCATTTCCGCCCCCGTGATCGTGCGAGGCGGAGCTGCAGGAACTGCCGGGGCCGCCGCGGGAGCCACAGCAGCAGGAGCAGCAGCAGGAGCAGCAGCAGGAGCAGCAGCAGGGGCAATCCGCTGAGGAGTAGGAGGAGCGGAGTTAGGGGGAGACTTTGCCGGGGGGGCGGCCGGTCCCACGCCGAACAGCATCGCGGTGAGCTGCTCGGTCGTCATGGCCGATGCCCCTTTCATTAAGGTCTGCACATCAGGCAGCGGGGCTGGACTCGCAGCCACCACGGCTGCTGGCTCACTCGCCGGTGCCACCGGCACGGGCGCCGCTGCTGAGGTTACCGGGACGGGAGCTGGGGTCACTGAAGTTCGCTCCGCCTCCAGCACAGCCGCAACGGGGGGCGCAACGGGGGGCGCAACGGACGGGACGGGAACAGGCGAAGGAGGGGCAGGTTGGGAGGCCGGCGCAGCCGGCTCTGCGGAAGCCACGGCCGAGGGTGCCGCTGAATCGTCGGCTCCCCCCATCAAAGAGGCCAAATCCACCGGGCCAGGAGGCAGGACGGTCGGAGTAGGTGCGGATGGAGCCGGAGCGACCGGTGGCGTGGTCAGGCTGGCGGCATTGGCAGCAGTGCTCGGAGTGGCTCCCGACGCAGGAGCACTCGGCAAACCCGCCGAAGCAGGGGCCTCGGGCTGCCGCAGTAAATCGGCGATCTGACTCTGGCTCATTTCTCCACCGGAAGCAGAGGCCGAACTCATCGGCGCAGACTGAGTTGAGGCAGCTACCACTGGCGAAACAGTTTCGTGGGCTGAGGCCGCACCGGCAGGCATGGCAGGAACCGAGGCGATCTCTTCGGCCCTCAGTTCGGGTTCCCGCGGCGGCGGCGCGGTCGGGTCCACCACCGACAGGGGGTCCAAGCCCGGGGTGGGCGTGATCGCAGTCTCTGGAGCCGCCACCACTCCCAGCGCAGAGGGTTCGGCGGACTCCGAATGGAGCTCATGAGCATCGTGCGGGGGCGTGCTGGATGCCAGGGCATGCTCAGGCACGTGCGCTGCATCAGCCGAGGCGACGACTGCATGCGCCCCGACAGCCGGAGCTTGCGGGTGCAGACGAACCTGAGCCACGAGCCAGGCCATCGCGCCGCTCCACAGCAGCAGCAAGAAGCCAGCACTCATCAACAACCGGTGCTGTCCGGAAGCGATGGACTCACCCGCCATCTGCCTGGTCTCCTCCAGCAGTTCAGCAACCTTCTCGGCGTGTTGGAGTCGGGCCTCCGCATACTCGGTGCGAAAACGCTCCATGGCAAAAGGTCCGGGAGCAGCCGCGTGCTTCTGCACCTGGTCCGCCTGAGGGATCAATTTCTTGCGGAAATGGGTGGCCAGCCCGATGAGCTCCTTGCGAACCGGGCCCTGGATGGGTGCCTGTTCCGCCAAAACCCCCA
The Verrucomicrobiales bacterium DNA segment above includes these coding regions:
- a CDS encoding methyltransferase; this translates as MAPFDLTQAPTTDPLSIYRYRDGLYATDLLAAALVWLDLFTWLETQPSDVPGICRHFQIHERPTDVMITLFKAMGLLEERDQRMHLTPVAREHLVKTSPWFIGPYYGSMKDRPVTKDYLTVLRTGKPANWASLQDQRAWAQAMEEEAFAGQFTAAMDCRGVYLGPALARSVSLSGQRRLLDVAGGSGIYACSLVAANPGLSGVVLEKPPVDRIARQGIQARGFGDRIEVVAGDMFQDRWPADADVHLISNVLHDWDVPKVRLLLRRSAEALPARGLLLIHDVHLSADKSGPLPAAAYSALLMNITEGKCYSISEMAELLRESGFETPEFRPTAADRSVLVCRRAG
- the recN gene encoding DNA repair protein RecN; translated protein: MLATLRIKNLALVSDLCLELESGLNVITGETGAGKSVIIGALSLILGQRADRGLIRSGEELCVVEAVFSLEPAGKIIPAFLEENGLEPCESHQLVIKRSFHLNGTNRQFVNGSPTTLAALSTLGQSLVDMHGPHDHQSLLSTSRQLNMLDAFGHLEVPRQLFADLLSELNHLKQGLGELAVDERTYAQQLDLLRFQAQEIQGARLQPGEEGPLQEAFQRASNASRLTELTRTAVDLLSDGENSALSAAAQLGRTLQEFQRLDPQAQELLVIHEQASQSLQELSTALSRYADRLEVDPQQLAELEERIGLIQSLKRKYGGTVDEVIAFGETAAEKLRKLEGREAEVARIRAEMARVETKLWQAGQELSGQRRKVAPKLAKEISKQLNELGFRQSQFAVTLQTQTPGKEVQSAFRGQGLDELEFLFAPNPGEPQHPLRQIASSGEMARVMLAIKTVLAARDDVPVLVFDEVDANVGGETAQVVGLKMSQIAKDRQVLCITHLAPVAASARAHYVVSKCVKNGRTWSAIDRLDRPARVTELARMLGGQSNAARQHAEALLQE
- a CDS encoding serine acetyltransferase → MNVTVTDLTNELLKSYAKTGGINHLDGKNLPSKSSVVDITVDLLRLLFPGFFDDQPLHSSELKVGTAALMDSVLGRLEDEIRKSFEYSPPPGQNKKDLRQSAHETATLFLQSLPQLRELLQTDAEAAYRGDPAALSKEEVIVAYPFMEAVAVQRLAHQLYLKSVALIPRIMTEWAHSRTGMDIHPGAKIGTHFFVDHCTGTVIGETCEIGNRVKLYQGVSLIARSLSGGQALRGIKRHPTVEDDVTIYAGATIMGGDTVVGARSTIGANVFLMQSVPADSLVLPDDVKVKVMSKKEHRAGQTTGL